A window from Dethiosulfovibrio salsuginis encodes these proteins:
- a CDS encoding DEAD/DEAH box helicase: MRNLLTSHFKLRPYQEECLASIPEVGAFLVQMATGLGKTVTFSNIPRRGRMLLLSHREELVRQPAKYFPCSFGIEQGKNRSRGESVVSASVQTISRRLEHFGRDDFDLIVTDEAHHAVAKTYRRIFDYFRPRLHVGFTATPNRADGLGLEGIYEDIVFDRDLPWGIKNGWLSDIYCIRARIDFDISQVARRLGDYAPGELEKAVNIESANQAIADVYRQYAKGPTLIFAVSVAHARAIAEKIPGAVAISGGQDRSNAVEAFARGEIPCLVNCMVFTEGTDLPAVETVIIARPTQNIALYTQMVGRGTRLSPGKDHLTLIDCVGVSESSCLYTAPSLVGLEPELIPERVIDEVQGPLFDLPEIVAREMDKPEFYIKNVEYVKLWAKKMKYQLHGVNWFRMPDGSMVLSKPKLRIPPPDHLGRIHLCNGEVVKAQRVYDRVYKWLCRDHSDSRALWDVGRARNGWGAYMATEKQREMVCRMFPETDVTNMTKFEASQILTRVFNG, translated from the coding sequence ATGAGGAACTTGTTGACGTCCCATTTTAAACTGCGCCCATATCAAGAGGAATGCCTCGCCTCAATACCGGAGGTCGGGGCATTCCTCGTACAGATGGCCACAGGGCTCGGCAAGACGGTCACGTTTTCAAATATCCCCAGAAGGGGACGGATGCTCCTTCTCTCCCATAGGGAAGAGCTTGTAAGACAGCCAGCGAAGTATTTTCCCTGTTCTTTCGGCATAGAGCAGGGGAAGAACCGGTCAAGAGGTGAGTCGGTAGTCTCCGCCTCTGTTCAGACCATCTCCAGGCGGCTGGAGCATTTTGGACGTGATGATTTTGACCTGATAGTGACCGACGAAGCCCACCACGCCGTGGCAAAGACCTACCGCAGGATATTCGACTACTTCCGCCCCCGGCTTCACGTCGGCTTTACCGCCACCCCCAACCGGGCAGATGGCTTAGGCCTTGAGGGGATTTACGAAGATATCGTCTTCGACAGGGATCTCCCTTGGGGGATAAAAAACGGCTGGCTTTCGGATATCTACTGCATAAGGGCACGGATAGACTTCGACATATCCCAAGTGGCCAGACGGCTAGGAGATTACGCCCCGGGAGAGCTTGAAAAGGCGGTGAACATAGAGAGTGCCAACCAGGCTATCGCCGATGTCTACAGACAGTACGCCAAAGGTCCTACTCTTATTTTTGCCGTCAGCGTAGCCCATGCCAGAGCTATAGCGGAGAAGATCCCCGGAGCGGTGGCCATATCAGGAGGCCAGGACAGGAGCAACGCTGTGGAGGCCTTCGCAAGAGGGGAGATCCCCTGTTTGGTGAACTGCATGGTCTTTACCGAGGGGACCGATCTCCCCGCCGTGGAGACGGTAATCATAGCCAGGCCAACCCAGAACATCGCTTTATATACCCAGATGGTGGGGCGAGGGACCAGGCTAAGCCCAGGGAAGGACCACCTCACCTTGATCGATTGCGTTGGAGTGTCCGAGAGCTCCTGTCTGTATACCGCTCCCTCTCTCGTTGGGCTTGAGCCTGAGCTTATACCTGAGAGGGTGATAGACGAGGTTCAAGGACCTCTTTTCGATCTCCCTGAGATAGTAGCGAGGGAGATGGACAAGCCGGAGTTCTACATCAAAAACGTGGAGTACGTAAAGCTCTGGGCGAAGAAGATGAAGTACCAGCTACATGGGGTCAACTGGTTCAGGATGCCCGATGGCTCGATGGTACTGAGCAAGCCCAAGCTCAGAATCCCACCTCCAGACCACCTAGGCCGAATACACCTCTGTAACGGCGAGGTCGTCAAGGCCCAGAGGGTGTACGACAGGGTCTACAAGTGGCTGTGCCGGGATCACTCCGACTCCAGGGCGTTGTGGGATGTAGGTCGTGCAAGGAACGGATGGGGGGCCTATATGGCGACGGAAAAACAGAGGGAGATGGTTTGTCGCATGTTTCCGGAAACCGATGTAACCAACATGACCAAGTTCGAGGCTAGCCAGATTTTGACGAGGGTCTTCAATGGCTAG
- a CDS encoding antA/AntB antirepressor family protein: MDHHGGKIERVRNEMEGLKVLESGLVPVYRDSEWQVVDARELHGFLESKRQFGNWIEDRVDKYGLVEGEDYVLVFNKTGKNPSGGRPAKDYLLTLDVAKELCMVENNERGRQARKYFIAVEKAYRESLVMIPRDYAAALRAHADEVERRELAEKQRDIAIRTKAEIGSRREATAMATASSAVRKVTYLEDRLGEGKNWKQCKAVPWVLDYFAPSKGMWSVLGKKMAALSVDMGYEVRKIEDEKYGNLNAYHVDVWEEMRCRVDTDQNMMGKYRRELAS; encoded by the coding sequence ATGGATCATCACGGAGGAAAGATAGAAAGGGTGAGAAATGAGATGGAAGGACTGAAGGTGCTCGAAAGTGGTTTGGTTCCGGTCTACAGGGATTCGGAGTGGCAGGTAGTGGATGCTCGGGAACTGCATGGGTTCTTGGAGAGTAAGAGGCAGTTTGGAAATTGGATAGAGGATCGGGTTGATAAGTATGGCTTGGTAGAGGGGGAAGATTACGTTTTGGTTTTTAACAAAACTGGTAAAAACCCCTCAGGCGGTCGTCCCGCCAAGGATTACCTCCTAACCCTCGACGTCGCCAAAGAGCTCTGCATGGTGGAGAACAACGAGCGGGGGCGTCAGGCGAGGAAATACTTTATCGCCGTCGAGAAGGCATACCGGGAAAGCCTAGTGATGATCCCCAGGGATTACGCCGCCGCTCTTAGAGCACACGCAGACGAGGTAGAGCGCAGAGAGCTTGCGGAGAAACAGAGAGACATCGCCATCAGAACGAAAGCGGAAATCGGGAGTCGTCGAGAGGCCACCGCCATGGCGACAGCATCCTCAGCGGTCAGGAAGGTCACGTACTTGGAAGATCGTCTAGGGGAAGGGAAGAACTGGAAACAGTGTAAGGCCGTTCCCTGGGTGCTGGATTACTTCGCCCCGTCCAAAGGCATGTGGTCGGTTCTGGGCAAGAAGATGGCGGCTCTTTCGGTGGATATGGGCTACGAGGTCAGGAAGATCGAAGACGAGAAATACGGCAACCTCAACGCTTACCACGTGGACGTCTGGGAAGAGATGCGTTGCCGGGTGGATACAGACCAGAACATGATGGGAAAGTACAGAAGAGAGCTTGCATCATGA
- a CDS encoding ribbon-helix-helix protein, CopG family, with translation MKTPKKNLTIRLDPDELEWLEGEAKRQVRSVAGLVRWLIAQYREKEN, from the coding sequence GTGAAAACTCCCAAGAAAAACCTCACCATCCGGCTAGATCCTGATGAGCTTGAATGGCTTGAAGGAGAAGCCAAACGTCAAGTCAGGTCAGTGGCCGGATTGGTGAGGTGGTTGATCGCTCAGTACAGAGAGAAGGAAAACTAG
- a CDS encoding phage/plasmid primase, P4 family, with amino-acid sequence MGGTDRIQRIKEKYSVISYARSVLNIPVRKTGDRWKSFGGGSNPTCVAFYEDWWYDFKLCVGGDVIDLCAVARHNGDKGAAIRELGGDDPGWREYTQRLGDMCFKWHESLEERHRLYLYRRGIRKETVDRLKIGFDGSRLVIPYWKNGYIAYYVSRVLSQDVKKQGEIITDTPEIITPDDNNSSSDSKKPVPKYKKAPLDGMNENIPWGLNTLDRDSSVLVITEGAFDALSFEQEGYKVLSPMGGHFNKESLKQVLDICKSQETVFLCFDSDDAGNRFQSNMSQMLFRHHVNFRCGTLPEGVKDVSDYYAEAGDLRELVASAEDGITVMCRRLTDRQEFKTFIFQAARYVGKAELVELFDLVSFPKSWLDQVKKQALSPPPEDLIVREIKDKHRLKFFDALGFYEYDQGVWKRRGDSEIKGYISEALGTYRSGGRVSSIFVLLKAETVSTERFNAQSVFNFRNCVLDLETGEQKEHSETFMSSVQVPYDYIPDAYAPRWASFVEDVCLGDERRIALLQEIAGYVLFSDNSLQKCFFLIGDGANGKSVFLDILADLFGLENVSNVEMSGLVEPFQRIHLLTSIVNISTETRTDVKGAESIFKQIVVGDMINGCYKNKDFFTFRPRTKLIIAGNEFIQSRDTTTGFLRRMCFVGFNAKFTDSPKLEHGEKKADKGLTDKLREELPGIFNWAYQGYKILREAKEFTVTGDQSELMDSFMRTTNPLMGFMEETELSGRIPRSELYKMYKDWCHDAGHEPMSRTKFIQRFKQTIKQVGIEVSEAKSDGERQFIFPR; translated from the coding sequence TTGGGAGGAACTGACAGGATCCAGAGGATCAAGGAAAAATACAGCGTAATCTCCTACGCCAGGTCGGTCCTGAATATCCCGGTCCGCAAGACAGGCGATCGATGGAAGTCGTTCGGCGGAGGATCCAATCCGACCTGTGTAGCCTTCTATGAAGACTGGTGGTACGACTTCAAGCTTTGTGTGGGTGGCGACGTAATAGACCTCTGCGCCGTCGCCAGGCACAACGGAGACAAGGGAGCGGCCATAAGGGAGCTCGGCGGAGATGATCCGGGATGGCGGGAGTACACCCAGCGATTAGGTGACATGTGTTTTAAGTGGCATGAGAGTCTGGAAGAACGACACCGCCTCTATCTGTATCGGCGAGGAATCCGTAAAGAGACCGTAGACCGTCTAAAAATTGGGTTCGATGGTTCTCGGTTAGTGATTCCCTACTGGAAAAACGGTTACATCGCTTATTACGTATCCAGAGTTTTATCACAAGACGTGAAAAAACAGGGCGAAATTATCACGGATACCCCCGAAATTATCACGCCCGATGATAATAACTCTAGTTCAGATTCAAAGAAACCAGTTCCAAAATACAAAAAAGCCCCCTTGGATGGCATGAACGAGAACATACCCTGGGGATTGAACACCTTGGACCGAGACAGTTCAGTTTTAGTCATCACCGAAGGGGCATTCGATGCCCTCTCCTTTGAGCAGGAGGGGTACAAAGTCCTGTCCCCCATGGGTGGCCATTTCAACAAGGAATCCCTAAAGCAGGTCCTTGATATCTGCAAAAGCCAGGAGACGGTGTTCCTCTGTTTTGATTCAGACGACGCAGGGAACCGGTTCCAGTCGAACATGTCCCAGATGCTTTTCCGACACCACGTCAATTTCCGGTGTGGAACCCTCCCTGAGGGGGTTAAAGACGTCTCGGATTACTACGCCGAGGCTGGGGATTTGAGGGAGCTTGTCGCCTCTGCCGAAGACGGGATAACCGTCATGTGCCGACGTCTGACGGATCGACAAGAGTTCAAAACGTTTATATTCCAGGCCGCCAGATATGTAGGAAAAGCGGAGCTGGTGGAGCTTTTCGACCTCGTTAGCTTCCCTAAAAGCTGGCTGGATCAGGTCAAGAAGCAGGCCTTATCCCCCCCACCGGAGGACCTAATCGTCAGGGAGATAAAGGATAAACACAGGCTCAAGTTTTTCGACGCTCTGGGGTTCTACGAATACGACCAGGGTGTCTGGAAGCGCAGGGGAGACAGCGAGATCAAGGGGTATATATCGGAGGCTCTAGGGACCTACAGGTCTGGTGGCAGGGTGAGTTCTATTTTCGTCCTGCTGAAAGCGGAGACGGTCTCGACGGAGCGGTTCAACGCTCAATCTGTGTTCAACTTCAGGAACTGCGTTTTGGATCTGGAGACAGGGGAGCAAAAGGAGCATTCGGAGACGTTTATGTCCTCCGTCCAGGTTCCCTACGACTACATCCCCGATGCCTACGCCCCTAGGTGGGCCTCCTTCGTCGAGGATGTCTGTCTCGGAGATGAGCGGCGGATAGCTTTGCTTCAGGAGATCGCCGGGTATGTCCTCTTCTCGGATAACTCCCTCCAGAAGTGTTTCTTCCTGATAGGGGATGGAGCCAACGGCAAGAGCGTTTTTTTGGATATCCTGGCGGACCTGTTCGGTCTGGAGAACGTCTCCAACGTGGAGATGAGCGGGTTGGTCGAGCCGTTCCAACGGATTCACCTGCTGACCTCGATCGTCAATATCTCCACAGAGACCAGGACGGACGTTAAGGGAGCCGAGTCGATCTTCAAACAGATCGTCGTAGGCGACATGATAAACGGTTGCTACAAGAACAAGGACTTTTTCACCTTCCGGCCCAGGACCAAGCTGATAATCGCCGGAAACGAGTTTATTCAAAGCCGGGACACCACGACAGGCTTCTTGAGAAGGATGTGTTTCGTAGGGTTCAACGCTAAGTTTACAGACTCACCGAAGCTGGAGCACGGGGAGAAGAAGGCAGACAAGGGGCTTACGGACAAGCTGAGAGAAGAGCTGCCAGGCATCTTCAACTGGGCCTATCAGGGGTACAAGATCCTGCGAGAAGCGAAGGAATTTACGGTGACCGGTGATCAGAGCGAGCTAATGGATAGCTTCATGAGGACCACAAACCCTCTGATGGGGTTCATGGAGGAGACGGAGCTATCCGGCAGGATTCCGAGGTCTGAGCTTTACAAGATGTATAAAGACTGGTGCCATGACGCAGGTCATGAACCTATGAGTAGGACTAAGTTTATTCAGAGGTTCAAGCAGACCATAAAGCAGGTGGGAATTGAGGTGTCTGAGGCAAAGTCCGATGGGGAGAGGCAGTTTATTTTCCCCAGATAA
- a CDS encoding PD-(D/E)XK nuclease family protein: protein MARRIDLTASMIRAYKSCPKLYEFQYIHMLKPEKTPTALETGSNYHAQLERLLTGQGIDDTGLPGIMAEAFDRFIPWRDWKIAKVEEEFDWAITPFLHMRGKIDAVCSDGIPVEHKTAGQSIGTETTSGLKYVNHLAWDDQVSYYLLALSLLRDEPVTTVRYTVCQKPSIRLKQGETEEAYLDRCREWYDDTKVRFFEVHRSKEELDRTETEVRGLASEIRRRKIFYRNPSHCSLMGCSYASICLDYDPEIITGFVRKERESEELATCRF, encoded by the coding sequence ATGGCGAGACGAATAGACCTTACGGCATCGATGATCAGGGCGTACAAGTCATGTCCCAAGCTATACGAGTTCCAGTATATCCACATGCTCAAGCCAGAGAAGACCCCTACGGCATTGGAGACCGGAAGCAACTATCACGCTCAGCTTGAAAGGCTCCTCACCGGGCAGGGCATAGACGACACGGGACTGCCGGGGATCATGGCTGAGGCTTTCGATAGGTTCATACCCTGGCGGGATTGGAAGATAGCTAAGGTCGAGGAAGAGTTTGACTGGGCGATAACTCCCTTCCTGCACATGAGGGGCAAGATCGACGCCGTTTGTTCAGATGGGATTCCTGTTGAGCATAAAACCGCAGGACAGAGCATCGGCACAGAGACGACCTCAGGGCTGAAATACGTAAACCATTTGGCCTGGGACGATCAGGTGTCCTACTACCTGTTGGCTCTCTCCCTCCTGAGGGATGAGCCTGTGACAACCGTCAGATATACGGTATGCCAGAAGCCCTCCATTAGGCTCAAGCAGGGCGAGACCGAGGAAGCATATCTGGATCGGTGCAGGGAGTGGTACGACGATACGAAGGTCAGGTTTTTCGAGGTGCATCGATCGAAAGAGGAACTTGATAGGACGGAAACAGAGGTTCGAGGGCTGGCGAGCGAGATCCGGCGGAGAAAGATTTTCTACAGGAATCCCTCCCATTGCTCCCTTATGGGGTGTTCCTACGCCTCTATATGCCTGGACTACGACCCGGAGATCATAACGGGATTCGTGAGGAAAGAAAGAGAAAGTGAGGAGCTTGCGACATGCAGATTCTAA
- a CDS encoding DUF669 domain-containing protein: MINWRFNSNNYDPNKSFELVPVGDHRVRIEEAEEQVSKTGRDMIKLTLAVSGHGSKLFHYIVFMEDRPEITDQNLGQLFDSFGIPVGDMNLNNWIGKVGAARVKHELYDGKQQARMSYFILRSKQGDLPPWVEKGNGASSSYSTPSNAPRSFREDYAADEELVDVPF; encoded by the coding sequence ATGATCAACTGGAGATTTAACTCAAACAACTATGACCCGAACAAGTCTTTCGAGTTGGTTCCTGTGGGAGACCATAGGGTCCGTATAGAAGAGGCTGAGGAACAGGTCAGCAAGACCGGCAGGGACATGATCAAGCTGACGTTGGCGGTTTCAGGACATGGCTCAAAGCTCTTTCACTACATCGTGTTCATGGAGGATCGGCCAGAGATCACGGATCAGAACCTTGGGCAGTTATTCGATTCCTTTGGCATTCCCGTTGGGGACATGAATCTCAATAACTGGATAGGCAAAGTGGGAGCAGCCAGGGTGAAGCACGAGCTATACGACGGCAAGCAGCAAGCCAGGATGTCCTACTTTATCCTCCGCTCCAAGCAAGGGGACCTTCCTCCCTGGGTAGAGAAGGGCAACGGAGCTTCCTCCTCCTACAGCACCCCGAGTAACGCTCCAAGATCGTTCAGGGAAGATTACGCCGCAGATGAGGAACTTGTTGACGTCCCATTTTAA
- a CDS encoding Holliday junction resolvase RecU: MIAYLGSCGIHGHKNHARRTVDGVFLEGEPFDYEVFSNGKLHCFDAKESKTARWSLKNAKPAQVNALIQCANHGAEAYFLVHFEGSGVRRFDAEQVKAAMAAGKTFLTADEGRPWDWEELTGSRGSRKNTA; this comes from the coding sequence GTGATCGCGTATTTAGGTAGTTGCGGCATCCACGGACACAAGAACCACGCAAGGAGAACCGTGGATGGAGTTTTTTTAGAGGGGGAGCCTTTCGACTATGAAGTCTTCTCCAATGGGAAGCTACATTGTTTTGACGCTAAAGAGAGCAAGACGGCCAGATGGAGCCTTAAAAATGCAAAGCCCGCTCAGGTGAACGCCCTTATCCAATGTGCTAACCACGGAGCTGAAGCCTATTTCCTGGTTCATTTCGAGGGGAGTGGGGTGAGACGTTTTGACGCTGAGCAGGTTAAGGCCGCTATGGCAGCAGGGAAAACCTTCCTGACGGCCGATGAAGGGAGGCCATGGGATTGGGAGGAACTGACAGGATCCAGAGGATCAAGGAAAAATACAGCGTAA
- a CDS encoding AAA family ATPase, whose amino-acid sequence MQILKAKDIKADKQTLFVYAPPGFGKTTLLGGLPGSTLIVDVDQGTSVLQGNANVDIVRLEPSLRDLPELLSMLEKKNDYDNVCIDSLSELERAMLTAYGRDGKNDGAPEMGHYLKVQYKLADYCRRFRALSGNTVFTAWEELREFVAPSGEKYTQARPLLGGKIVDLICGLCDVVGRVVISQKDRERYIQLEGSSTVVAKDRLQKRRFCKFEELV is encoded by the coding sequence ATGCAGATTCTAAAGGCAAAGGATATCAAAGCGGACAAACAGACCCTTTTTGTATATGCCCCTCCAGGCTTCGGGAAGACCACCCTGCTGGGCGGGTTGCCCGGATCTACCTTGATCGTAGACGTGGACCAGGGCACGTCAGTCCTACAGGGCAACGCCAATGTGGACATAGTGAGGCTGGAACCTTCACTTAGAGACCTGCCTGAGTTGCTATCCATGCTGGAGAAAAAGAACGACTACGACAATGTCTGCATCGATTCTCTCTCCGAACTTGAACGGGCCATGCTCACCGCCTATGGCCGAGATGGAAAGAACGACGGAGCCCCTGAGATGGGGCATTACCTCAAGGTCCAGTACAAACTTGCGGACTACTGCCGTCGCTTCAGGGCCCTGAGTGGAAATACCGTATTCACCGCATGGGAGGAGCTGAGGGAGTTCGTCGCCCCCTCGGGGGAGAAATACACCCAGGCAAGGCCTCTCCTCGGGGGAAAGATAGTGGACCTTATCTGTGGCCTGTGTGACGTGGTCGGTAGGGTTGTCATATCCCAAAAAGACAGAGAGAGGTACATCCAGCTGGAGGGATCGAGCACCGTGGTGGCGAAGGACCGCTTGCAGAAGCGGAGATTTTGTAAATTTGAGGAGCTGGTATAG